Sequence from the Rhodococcus jostii RHA1 genome:
CGAGCACGACCTGCCGCCGGGCGCCGGTCTTTCGCCCGACGTGTTCGAGGAGCAGGAATCTGCCGCCGAGGAGAAAGCCGAGGTGGACGCGGTAGAGGTAGATCGGCGCGCGGAAGAACGCCCGCCGGATGCCGGTGGGCGGGTCAGGCCTCTGCGTGACCTTCACACACCCAGTCTTCCAGTCCGCCGTGTGGTCGGGTGGTGATGCGTCCTCGTCCGTTTCGAAGACGATGGGCGGAAGGTGCGCCGACAACCGGGTGAATGTACCGCTTGGCGCATCTGGGGCGCCGGACGGTACATTCGCCCGCTCAGATCGTCCGCTCGGCGGGTTCGTTGTGCGCCCGACCGTCGCGCGAGCACTATGGATCGAGAAGGCCCAACGTCTACTCCGAGGAGCCACGAATGACTCGTCCAGTTCGCATCGGTGTCCAACTTCAGCCGCAGCACGCGCCCGACTACGGGCTGATCCGCGACGCGGTACTGCGCGCCGAGGACGCAGGCGTCGACATCGTCTTCAACTGGGACCACTTCTATCCGCTGTACGGCGACCCGGCCGGCGCCCACTTCGAGTGCTGGACGATGCTCGGGGCGTTCGCCGAGCAGACGGAGCGGGTGGAGATCGGCGCGCTCGTCACGTGTGCCGGCTATCGGAACCCGGATCTGCTCGCCGACATGGCCCGCACCGTCGACCACATCAGCGGCGGACGGCTGATCCTGGGCATCGGCTCGGGCTGGTTCGAGCGCGACTACGACGAGTACGGCTACGAATTCGGTACCGCGGGGTCGCGGCTGAACCTGCTCGCCGAGTACCTTCCACGGATCACCGCCCGGTTCGGCAAGCTGGAACCCGCACCCACCCGGCACATTCCGATCCTCATCGGCGGTGGCGGCGAGAAGAAGACGCTGCCGCTGGTCGGGCAATACGGCGACATCTGGCACAGCTTCAGCGACATGGACACGTACAAACGTAAGTCGGGGATCCTCGCCGGATACGCACGGGATGCCGGACGCAGCCCCGACAGCATCCAGCACTCCACGTCGTGGCCGGGGGTCGACGACGCGGCAGCCCACGTCGACGCCGGCGTCACCCTCTTCACCGTCGGTGTGGGCGGTCCCGACTACGACCTCGGCACGCTGAAGGAGGCCATCGCCTGGCGCGACGAGAACACCCCGCCGCCGCTGTCGGGCCTGGCCTAGGCGCTTCGCGCCCGTGAGCGGTTAACGAGTCTCTGCACTCGTCAACCACGCACGGGCGGCGGAGCCGCCTACAGCCGCTCGAGCACCATCGCCATGCCCTGTCCGCCTCCGACGCACATGGTTTCGAGGCCGAACTGCTTGTCGTGGGTGGTCAGGTTGTTGAGCAGCGTGGCGGTGATGCGGGCACCGGTCATGCCGAACGGGTGACCGAGGGCGATCGCACCGCCGGACACATTCAGCTTGTCCTCGTCGATCCCGAGCTCCCGCGCCGACCCGATCACCTGCACCG
This genomic interval carries:
- a CDS encoding LLM class F420-dependent oxidoreductase, with translation MTRPVRIGVQLQPQHAPDYGLIRDAVLRAEDAGVDIVFNWDHFYPLYGDPAGAHFECWTMLGAFAEQTERVEIGALVTCAGYRNPDLLADMARTVDHISGGRLILGIGSGWFERDYDEYGYEFGTAGSRLNLLAEYLPRITARFGKLEPAPTRHIPILIGGGGEKKTLPLVGQYGDIWHSFSDMDTYKRKSGILAGYARDAGRSPDSIQHSTSWPGVDDAAAHVDAGVTLFTVGVGGPDYDLGTLKEAIAWRDENTPPPLSGLA